A stretch of the bacterium SCSIO 12827 genome encodes the following:
- a CDS encoding alpha/beta hydrolase yields MALVFLHEGLGCVDMWRDVPETLAGLTGLPALAYSRAGYGRSEGITLPRTVDYHAPEAYEVLPAVLDAAGIEAAVLIGHSDGGTIALMAAGRDVRIRGVVTMAAHVFNEDVTIRGIQDARASWQETDLRDRLRRYHGDNVDGAFFGWNDTWLTDGFRAWNVEDCLPSVTCPVLVVQGANDQYGTEAQVSAITDGISGPAEHLVITGCGHSPHLEAPDILFPEAARFIANLT; encoded by the coding sequence ATGGCGCTCGTGTTTCTGCACGAAGGCCTCGGCTGCGTCGACATGTGGCGCGATGTGCCCGAAACCCTTGCTGGTCTGACCGGATTGCCCGCCTTGGCATATTCGCGGGCGGGCTACGGACGGTCTGAGGGCATCACCTTGCCGCGGACCGTCGATTACCACGCGCCGGAGGCGTATGAGGTTCTTCCTGCCGTGTTGGACGCCGCCGGTATTGAGGCGGCAGTGCTGATCGGCCATTCCGACGGCGGCACCATTGCCTTGATGGCGGCGGGCCGTGATGTGCGCATCCGCGGGGTGGTTACCATGGCGGCCCATGTGTTCAACGAGGATGTGACGATCCGTGGCATTCAGGATGCGCGTGCGTCCTGGCAGGAAACAGATCTGCGGGATCGGCTTCGCCGCTATCACGGCGACAACGTGGATGGGGCCTTTTTCGGCTGGAACGACACCTGGCTGACCGACGGTTTCCGCGCCTGGAACGTGGAGGACTGTTTGCCGTCGGTAACCTGCCCCGTGCTGGTGGTTCAGGGTGCAAATGACCAATACGGAACGGAAGCACAGGTTTCCGCCATCACCGACGGCATTTCCGGACCGGCCGAGCATCTGGTCATTACCGGCTGCGGCCACAGCCCGCACTTGGAAGCACCGGACATTCTGTTCCCGGAGGCCGCCCGTTTCATCGCCAATCTGACGTGA
- a CDS encoding ATP phosphoribosyltransferase codes for MNANEKLVLALPKGRILEEVMPLVRHAGIEPEPAFDDSKSRQLRFTTNVPELDIIRVRSFDVATFVAFGAAHLGVAGNDVLMEFDYSEIYAPVDLGIGYCRLAVAEPAEMVKSDDPQQWSSIRVATKYPTLTRRHFARRGVHAECIKLNGAMELAPTLGLCRRIVDLVSTGATMKANGLVEVETIAEITSRLAVNRAAWKTRPKEIGGWVTKFKEAVDALAA; via the coding sequence ATGAACGCCAATGAAAAGCTCGTCCTGGCCCTGCCCAAAGGGCGCATCCTTGAAGAAGTGATGCCGCTGGTCCGTCATGCGGGGATTGAGCCGGAACCAGCCTTTGATGACAGCAAAAGCCGCCAACTCCGCTTCACCACCAATGTGCCGGAATTGGACATCATCCGGGTGCGCTCATTCGACGTCGCGACCTTCGTCGCCTTTGGCGCCGCCCACCTGGGCGTTGCCGGTAATGATGTGCTGATGGAATTCGATTATTCGGAAATCTACGCGCCCGTGGATCTGGGCATCGGGTATTGCCGCTTAGCCGTGGCGGAACCGGCGGAAATGGTTAAAAGCGACGATCCCCAGCAGTGGTCGTCGATCCGCGTCGCCACCAAATATCCTACCCTGACGCGCCGTCACTTTGCCCGGCGCGGCGTCCATGCCGAATGCATCAAATTGAACGGCGCCATGGAACTGGCACCGACCCTGGGCCTGTGCCGGCGTATCGTCGACTTGGTCTCGACCGGGGCGACGATGAAGGCCAACGGCTTGGTCGAAGTTGAAACCATCGCCGAAATCACCTCGCGGCTGGCGGTCAATCGTGCCGCTTGGAAAACCCGGCCCAAGGAAATCGGCGGCTGGGTCACCAAGTTCAAGGAGGCCGTCGATGCCCTTGCGGCTTGA
- the hisD gene encoding histidinol dehydrogenase: MPLRLDSRDPGFEDAFKDLLGAKRESEADVNDVVTAILADVRARGDAAVLDYTKRFDRFDLTVGTMAITPEEVDAARGQCTPETLSALATAAGRIRAFHEKQLPEDLDFTDAAGLRLGYRWQAVEAAGLYVPGGTAAYPSSVLMNAIPAKVAGVDRLVMVVPTPDGVLNPLVLAAAAIAGVDEIYRIGGAQAVGALAYGTETIRPVDKIVGPGNAYVAAAKRLVFGTVGIDMIAGPSEILVLADGANDPTWIAADLLSQAEHDTAAQAILITDDASFADAVEHAVEGHLKTLPRTGTAGESWATYGAIITVPDLAGAIPLVDRIAPEHLEIATDNADALGRKVRNAGAIFMGRYVPEAIGDYIAGPNHVLPTSRSARFSSGLGVLDFMKRSSLIECDAEGLRAIGPEAVALARAEGLDAHALSISIRLNTPAGD, from the coding sequence ATGCCCTTGCGGCTTGATTCCCGAGATCCCGGTTTCGAAGACGCGTTCAAGGACCTTCTGGGCGCCAAGCGCGAGAGCGAAGCCGATGTGAACGACGTCGTCACGGCCATCCTGGCCGACGTGCGGGCGCGCGGTGATGCGGCTGTTCTGGACTATACCAAGCGGTTCGACCGCTTCGATCTGACCGTCGGAACCATGGCGATCACGCCCGAAGAAGTGGACGCCGCGCGCGGCCAGTGCACCCCGGAAACGCTGTCGGCCCTGGCCACGGCGGCCGGGCGCATCCGCGCGTTCCATGAAAAGCAATTGCCCGAAGACCTGGACTTCACGGATGCCGCGGGTCTTCGCCTGGGCTACCGCTGGCAGGCGGTCGAAGCGGCGGGCCTTTACGTGCCCGGCGGCACCGCAGCCTATCCGTCGTCCGTGCTGATGAACGCGATCCCGGCCAAGGTCGCGGGCGTGGATCGACTGGTTATGGTCGTACCGACGCCGGATGGTGTGCTCAACCCCTTGGTCCTGGCGGCGGCGGCGATCGCCGGCGTCGATGAAATCTACCGCATCGGCGGGGCACAGGCCGTGGGGGCGCTGGCCTACGGCACCGAGACGATCCGCCCGGTCGACAAGATCGTCGGCCCCGGCAACGCCTATGTGGCGGCGGCCAAGCGCCTGGTGTTCGGAACCGTCGGCATCGATATGATCGCGGGGCCGTCGGAAATTTTGGTGTTGGCCGACGGGGCCAACGATCCTACCTGGATCGCTGCCGATTTGTTGAGCCAGGCCGAACACGACACCGCCGCCCAGGCCATCCTGATCACTGATGATGCGTCCTTCGCCGACGCCGTCGAGCACGCCGTCGAAGGCCATCTGAAAACCCTGCCGCGCACGGGCACGGCCGGGGAAAGCTGGGCGACTTACGGCGCCATCATCACCGTGCCGGACCTGGCGGGCGCCATTCCCCTGGTCGACCGCATCGCGCCGGAACATCTGGAAATCGCCACCGATAACGCCGATGCCCTGGGCCGCAAGGTGCGCAACGCGGGCGCCATCTTCATGGGCCGTTACGTGCCGGAAGCCATCGGTGATTATATCGCCGGGCCCAACCATGTGCTGCCGACGTCGCGCAGTGCGCGGTTTTCGTCGGGCCTTGGGGTGCTGGATTTCATGAAGCGATCGTCCTTGATCGAATGCGATGCCGAGGGCCTGCGCGCTATCGGTCCCGAAGCCGTGGCCTTGGCCCGGGCCGAAGGCCTGGACGCCCACGCGCTTTCCATTTCCATCCGCCTGAACACGCCGGCGGGGGACTAG
- a CDS encoding UPF0262 family protein — translation MSGDTHRIVHIELDEKSVVSRSPQVDHERKVAIYDLLEENNFHPLEIDHDGPYALRLSIQDNRLVFDVDDEGGTHLVKISLPISVMKRIVRDYFMICDSYFKAIKTMSPNQIEAIDMGRRGLHNEGAEILRMRLEDRVEMNLRTARRLFTLVCVLHIKA, via the coding sequence ATGAGTGGCGACACGCATCGCATTGTCCACATCGAACTGGATGAAAAAAGCGTCGTCAGCCGCAGTCCGCAGGTCGACCATGAACGCAAGGTCGCGATCTACGACCTGCTTGAAGAAAACAACTTCCACCCGCTAGAGATCGATCACGACGGACCTTATGCCCTGCGCCTGTCGATCCAGGACAACCGCCTTGTCTTCGATGTGGATGATGAGGGTGGTACCCATCTGGTCAAGATCTCCCTGCCGATCAGCGTCATGAAGCGCATCGTGCGTGACTATTTCATGATCTGTGACAGCTATTTCAAGGCAATCAAGACCATGTCGCCGAACCAGATCGAAGCCATCGACATGGGCCGCCGGGGGTTGCACAACGAAGGGGCTGAAATTCTGCGCATGCGGCTTGAAGACCGAGTCGAAATGAACCTGCGCACGGCCCGACGGCTGTTCACGCTGGTCTGCGTGCTTCATATCAAGGCTTAG
- a CDS encoding low molecular weight phosphatase family protein, whose amino-acid sequence MADLPSAVLFSCTMNSIRSPMAEGILKFLHGHRIYVDSAGAREGQIDGFTIAVMDEIGIDMSKHRSKTFDDLEDDFFDLVITLSPEAQHKAMELTRIMACDVEFWNTFDPSIIETDNREEKLQAYRMVRDQLMDRIKARFPVHAVVDT is encoded by the coding sequence TTGGCTGACCTTCCCTCTGCGGTCCTGTTCTCCTGCACCATGAATTCCATCCGCTCTCCCATGGCGGAGGGCATCCTGAAGTTTCTCCACGGTCATCGGATTTATGTCGACAGTGCAGGGGCCCGCGAAGGACAGATCGATGGCTTCACCATCGCGGTTATGGACGAGATCGGCATCGACATGTCGAAACACAGGTCGAAGACCTTCGACGACCTGGAAGACGACTTCTTCGATCTGGTCATCACCCTGTCGCCCGAAGCCCAACACAAAGCCATGGAACTGACGCGAATCATGGCTTGCGACGTTGAGTTCTGGAACACCTTCGACCCGTCGATTATCGAGACCGACAATCGTGAGGAAAAGTTGCAGGCCTACCGCATGGTGCGCGACCAACTGATGGATCGTATCAAGGCACGGTTTCCCGTACATGCGGTCGTCGATACGTAA